A genome region from Manis pentadactyla isolate mManPen7 chromosome 5, mManPen7.hap1, whole genome shotgun sequence includes the following:
- the PLK4 gene encoding serine/threonine-protein kinase PLK4, whose translation MATCIGEKIEDFKVGNLLGKGSFAGVYRAESIHTGLEVAIKMIDKKAMYKAGMVQRVQNEVKIHCQLKHPSILELYNYFEDNNYVYLVLEMCHNGEMNRYLKNRMKPFSENEARHFMHQITTGMLYLHSHGILHRDLTLSNLLLTRNMNIKIADFGLATQLKMPHEKHYTLCGTPNYISPEIATRSAHGLESDVWSLGCMFYTLLIGRPPFDTDTVKNTLNKVVLADYEMPTLLSREAKDLIHQLLRRNPADRLSLSSVLDHPFMSRKSSTKSKDLGTVEDSIDSGHATISTAITASSSTSISGSLFDRRRLLIDQPLPNKMTVFPKKNSSDFSSSGDGNSFYTQWGNQERQTRNNGRGRVIQDAEERPHSRYLRRAHSSDRSSTSNSQSRAKTYTMERCHSAEMLAKSKRPGVDESEERCSLTNSNVNIFHFFKEKTSNSSGSFERPDNDQALSNHLCPGKTPFPFSDKTSQTEMVQQWFGNLQINAHLKETTEHNSINPNRDFQGHRDVRDTSRNAWTDIRAKNSPDASDDVHSAKQLNTMKYTTAFHSKPEIIQQESIFGLDPLSEQSKTRGVEPPVGYQKRTLRSITSPLTAYRLKPIRQKTKKAVVSILDSEEVCVELLKEYTSQEYVKEVLQISSDGNMITIYYPNDGRGFPLADRPPLPTDNISSYNFDNLPEKYWRKYQYASRFVQLVRSKSPKITYFTRYAKCVLMENSPGADCEVWFYDGTKIHKTEDLIQVIEKTGKSYTLKGESEGNSLKEDIKTYMDHANESHRICLALESIISEEEKKSGSAPFFPIIIGRKPGSTSSPISPPPPMDLDYPMRERPSLNRMVFNSATSKQAPVLNPSIVKNDGLGLTTTAFGTNISSTSVKDCLPKTAQLMKSVFVKNVGWATQLTTGAVWVQFNDGSQLVVQAGVSSISYTSPNGQTTRYGENEKLPEYIKQKLQCLSSILLMFSNPTPSFP comes from the exons ATGGCGACCTGCATCGGAGAGAAGATCGAG gATTTTAAAGTTGGAAATCTGCTTGGTAAAGGATCATTTGCTGGTGTCTACAGAGCCGAGTCCATTCACACTGGTTTGGAAGTTGCAATCAAAATG ATAGATAAGAAAGCCATGTACAAAGCTGGAATGGTACAGAGAGTACAGAATGAGGTGAAAATACATTGCCAATTAAAGCATCCTTCTATATTGGAG CTGTATAACTATTTTGAAGATAACAATTATGTGTACCTAGTATTAGAAATGTGCCATAATGGAGAAATGAACAGGTATCTAAAGAACAGAATGAAACCATTCTCAGAAAATGAAG CTCGACACTTCATGCACCAGATCACCACAGGAATGTTGTATCTCCATTCTCATGGTATATTACACCGGGACCTGACACTTTCTAACCTCTTACTCACACGAAATATGAACATCAAGATTGCTGATTTTGGGCTGGCAACTCAGTTGAAAATGCCACATGAAAAGCACTATACATTATGTGGAACTCCTAATTACATTTCACCAGAAATTGCAACACGAAGTGCACATGGACTTGAATCTGATGTTTGGTCCTTGGGCTGTATGTTTTATACATTGCTTATTGGAAGACCACCTTTTGACACTGACACAGTCAAGAATACATTAAATAAAGTAGTACTGGCAGATTATGAAATGCCAACTCTtttgtcaagagaggccaaggacCTCATTCACCAGTTACTTCGTAGAAACCCAGCAGATCGTTTGAGTCTGTCTTCAGTATTAGACCATCCTTTTATGTCCCGAAAGTCTTCAACAAAAAGTAAAGATTTAGGAACTGTAGAAGACTCAATTGATAGTGGACATGCCACAATTTCTACTGCAATTACGGCTTCTTCAAGTACCAGCATAAGTGGTAGTTTATTTGACAGAAGAAGACTTTTGATTGATCAGCCACTCCCAAATAAAATGACTGTATTCCCAAAGAAAAATTCAAGTGACTTTTCTTCTTCAGGAGATGGGAACAGTTTTTATACTCAGTGGGGAAATCAAGAACGACAAACCAGAAATAATGGAAGGGGAAGAGTAATCCAAGATGCAGAAGAAAGGCCACATTCTCGATACCTACGTAGAGCCCATTCCTCTGATAGATCCAGCACTTCCAATAGTCAGTCTCGAGCAAAAACATATACAATGGAACGATGTCACTCAGCAGAAATGCTTGCAAAATCCAAAAGACCAGGAGTAGATGAGAGTGAAGAAAGATGCTCACTCACAAACAGCAATGTCAATATTTTTCACTTCTTTAAAGAAAAGACATCCAATAGTTCCGGATCTTTTGAAAGACCTGATAATGATCAAGCACT cTCCAATCATCTTTGTCCAGGAAAAACTCCTTTTCCATTTTCAGACAAGACATCTCAGACTGAAATGGTGCAACAGTGGTTTGGGAATCTGCAAATAAATG CCCATTTAAAAGAAACTACTGAGCACAACAGCATTAACCCAAACAGAGATTTCCAGGGCCATCGAGATGTGCGAGATACGTCAAGAAATGCCTGGACTGACATAAGAGCGAAAAACAGCCCTGATGCTTCTGACGATGTGCATTCTGCAAAACAGCTGAATACCATGAAATATACGACTGCATTTCACAGTAAACCCGAGATAATTCAACAAGAGTCCATTTTTGGCTTAGACCCTCTTTCTGAACAAAGCAAGACTAGAGGCGTGGAGCCACCAGTGGGTTATCAGAAACGTACATTACGAAGCATTACATCTCCTTTGACTGCTTATAGGTTAAAACCAATCAGACAGAAAACCAAAAAGGCTGTG gtAAGCATACTTGATTCAGAAGAGGTATGTGTGGAGCTTCTAAAGGAGTATACATCTCAAGAATATGTGAAAGAAGTTCTTCAAATATCTAGTGATGGAAATATG ATCACCATTTATTATCCAAATGATGGAAGAGGTTTTCCTCTTGCTGATAGACCGCCCTTACCTACTGACAACATCAGTAGCTATAACTTTGACAATTTACCAG aaaAGTATTGGCGAAAATATCAATATGCTTCCAGATTTGTACAGCTTGTAAGGTCTAAATCTCCAAAAATCACTTATTTTACAAGATATGCTAAATGCGTTTTGATGGAGAATTCCCCTGGTGCTGATTGTGAGGTTTGGTTTTATGATG gaaCAAAGATACACAAAACAGAAGATCTTATTCAGGTGATTGAAAAGACTGGGAAATCTTACACCTTAAAAGGTGAAAGCGAAGGTAACAGCttgaaagaagatataaaaacgTACATGGATCATGCTAATGAG AGCCATCGCATTTGTTTAGCACTGGAATCCATAAtttcagaagaggaaaagaaaagtggCAGTGCTCCGTTTTTCCCAATAATCATAGGAAG aAAACCTGGTAGTACTAGTTCACCAATATCACCTCCTCCTCCTATGGATCTAGACTACCCAATGAGAGAGAGACCGTCTTTGAATAGAATGGTCTTCAATAGTGCTACTTCTAAACAGGCACCAGTACTTAATCCTTCT ATAGTTAAAAATGATGGACTTGGACTTACAACTACAGCCTTTGGAACAAACATCTCTTCTACTAGTGTAAAAGATTGTCTTCCTAAAACAGCACAACTTATGAAATCTGTTTTTGTGAAAAATGTTGGTTGGGCCACACAG TTAACTACTGGTGCCGTGTGGGTTCAGTTTAATGATGGATCACAGTTGGTCGTACAGGCAGGAGTGTCTTCTATCAGTTACACTTCACCAAATGGTCAGACAACTAG gtatggagaaaatgaaaaattaccaGAATACATCAAACAGAAATTACAGTGTCTTTCTTCCATCCTTTTGATGTTTTCTAATCCAACTCCTAGTTTTCCCTGA